One window from the genome of Mycobacteriales bacterium encodes:
- a CDS encoding substrate-binding domain-containing protein, translating into MPLINKRAMAVALAAVGLTAAACGSSSSGGTPPASSTSPTAAGSSAPSTPNITASSFTRDFSAMAQLKSLASQGKGNVGVILPDTTSSARYAEFDAPYLTKAFEDAGLTSSQISIKNAQGSDSTFVTDAEADITNGASVLLIDPEDPGTGGRVETYAKQHGVAVIDYDRITQGSYYISFNNVEVGKLIGNGFATCVKAWHVAKPDLIEMKGDPTDNNATLFAEGYGAVIKAHPSWTVAAVPPGTWTPGTALTEFEQAYTAHSGVNSAIIPNDENGAPIITYLKNHGIKPRTFPMTGQDATLVGLQNILSGYQCGTAYKPIYLEAQAAAAVAMYVRAGQTPPSALVNGSTANPNNHGKAMPSVLLKPEWVTPSNMNATIIKDQFVPAKQLCTSKYKAACKAAGING; encoded by the coding sequence TTGCCGTTGATCAACAAGCGCGCGATGGCCGTCGCGCTCGCTGCCGTCGGGCTGACCGCCGCGGCGTGCGGCAGCAGCTCGTCCGGTGGTACGCCGCCGGCATCGAGCACGTCGCCCACGGCTGCGGGCTCGTCCGCGCCATCGACACCGAACATCACCGCCAGCTCGTTCACCCGTGACTTCTCGGCGATGGCGCAGCTGAAGTCGCTCGCCTCGCAAGGGAAGGGCAACGTCGGCGTCATCCTGCCGGACACCACGTCGTCAGCCCGCTACGCCGAGTTCGACGCCCCGTACCTGACCAAGGCGTTCGAAGACGCCGGTTTGACCTCCTCGCAGATCAGCATCAAGAACGCGCAGGGCTCGGACAGCACGTTCGTCACCGACGCCGAGGCCGACATCACCAACGGCGCTTCCGTGCTCCTGATCGACCCCGAGGACCCGGGCACCGGCGGCCGCGTCGAGACCTACGCCAAGCAGCACGGCGTCGCGGTCATCGACTACGACCGGATCACCCAGGGCTCGTACTACATCAGCTTCAACAACGTCGAGGTCGGCAAGCTGATCGGCAACGGTTTCGCGACCTGCGTGAAGGCGTGGCATGTCGCCAAGCCGGACCTGATCGAGATGAAGGGCGACCCGACCGACAACAACGCGACGTTGTTCGCCGAGGGGTACGGCGCGGTCATCAAGGCGCACCCGTCATGGACGGTCGCCGCGGTCCCGCCGGGCACCTGGACGCCGGGCACCGCGCTCACCGAGTTCGAGCAGGCCTACACCGCGCACTCCGGCGTGAACTCCGCGATCATCCCCAACGATGAGAACGGCGCGCCGATCATCACCTACCTGAAGAACCACGGGATCAAGCCGCGGACCTTCCCGATGACTGGGCAGGACGCCACCCTGGTCGGCCTGCAGAACATCCTGTCCGGCTACCAGTGCGGCACTGCGTACAAGCCGATCTACCTCGAGGCCCAGGCAGCGGCTGCCGTCGCGATGTACGTGCGCGCCGGCCAGACCCCGCCGTCGGCTCTGGTCAACGGCTCTACCGCCAACCCGAACAACCACGGCAAGGCGATGCCGTCGGTCCTGCTCAAGCCGGAATGGGTCACCCCGTCCAACATGAACGCGACCATCATCAAGGACCAGTTCGTGCCGGCCAAGCAGCTGTGCACCA